The DNA window GCCCGCGCCATCCGCCAGCGGAAATAGGGCTGGAGATCGGTGCGGATCAGCGACGCCTCGTGCCCCCAGAACTCGAACAGCTCCCGCGGCCTGCGATAGGCCGCCCGGTCCAGCAGGGCCGCCGGGTAGGGCCCGAGGCGACTGTAGAGCGGCATGAAGTGGGCGCGCTGCAACACGTTCACCGAGTCCATCTGGATCAGGTGCAGGCGCGACAGCACCCGCCGCAGATGACGCATGCCGGCCGCGGCGCCCGGCTGCGGATCGGTGAAACCCTGCGCGGCCAGGGTGATCCGGCGGGCCTGGGCGACGGTGAGCGAATCGGGGACAGCCACGTGAAGCAACTTAGGACAGGGGTGTGACAAAGTTGCGGCCATGGCTCTCGGCTTCGTCCGCCCCGCGCGTCCCGAGGACGCCCCGGAGATCGCCCGCATCCAACTCTCCACCTGGCGTACCGCGTACCGCCGGATGTTCCCGCCGCATGTGCTGGCGAACCTCGACGAGGCGTACCTCGCGCGCGGCTGGACCGAGGCGATCACCGCGCCGCCCTCCGCCCGGCACCGCGTCCTGATCGCCGTCGAGCAGAGCGAGACGTCCAAGACCGTGGTCGGTTTCGCCGCGTCCGGCCCGGCCGACGAGCAGGCCCTCGCGCCCACCGAGAAACCACTGCCGGACGACGTCGCCGCGGTCACCGACCTGCTGATCGAACCCCGCTGGGGCCGGCGCGGTCACGGCAGCCGCCTGCTCGCCGCCATGGTCGACCACTGGCGTTCTGATCAGTTCCGGTCGGCGGTGGCCTGGGCGTACGAGGCCGACGAGGTGATGCGCAAGTTCCTCGGCTCGACCGGCTGGGAACCCGACGGAGCGGCCCGCGCGCTCGACGTGGACGACATGCTCGTACCCCAGGTTCGCCTGCACGTCGCGGTCACGGACGACTAGTCCCGGGCCCTCCTCCTTCCCGCAGCGCCGCGTCGAGTTGCTGGTTCAGCTCGCCGAGCAGGCCGTCCAGCCGCTTCTCGAGCACGATGACCTGGTGCTCGTCGAGCACCCGGCGGCCCTGTTCCAGCACGTAGACGCGCAGGCGGGGGTTGGCGAGCCCGGCGTAGAACTGGGCACCGGCCAGCATGTCGGCGTCCGGTGCTCCGGTGGCGAAGTCCGGCGCGATCGCGCCGGCGCGCTGGTGCCGCTCCCGTTCCTCGGCGATCTGCGCCCATGCCTCGGTGAGGCACCGGCGGGCCGCCGCGGCCGCCTCCTCGGTCGTCGCCTCCAGGTGGTACCAGGCCGCGCTGCACCGGGCGACCTCGGTACGTGCGGCGGCCTCGAGTGTGCCCCGCCGGGCCGTGGCCGACTCCAGACCCCGCCGGGACGCGCGCTCCCGGTCCGCGAACGGATTGTGCGACATCGCCTTCAGCGCGATCGCCGACATCGTCAGGAGCAGCAGCAACGCGACGA is part of the Actinoplanes missouriensis 431 genome and encodes:
- a CDS encoding GNAT family N-acetyltransferase, whose product is MALGFVRPARPEDAPEIARIQLSTWRTAYRRMFPPHVLANLDEAYLARGWTEAITAPPSARHRVLIAVEQSETSKTVVGFAASGPADEQALAPTEKPLPDDVAAVTDLLIEPRWGRRGHGSRLLAAMVDHWRSDQFRSAVAWAYEADEVMRKFLGSTGWEPDGAARALDVDDMLVPQVRLHVAVTDD